One window from the genome of Dolosigranulum savutiense encodes:
- a CDS encoding helix-turn-helix domain-containing protein: protein MDQEFMLYILAMYDQPTNTGQIYNALIGRTTPTMLYLVEKKQWHGHFGLFNDLNRKQLDQLQELFLAKETIRPVDKKFELTAFGQQQLERLFDPAWLIPSMGFFTARYRQYVWDFFQLMTQIVSEKIFSNRQFSPITTSPTLQSEAKLLLKHPAFNSEQWVNEVVRMVETLPEQLGELLSNELAGNGVIGSTDKQLQAHFELSEFTFFLKKQGAIQLLLNRIDDDFPQLSLLLATCEARSMYRLSPSTFETAQYLSNGVSPAAIARERRLKLNTIHEHIIEMAFVLPDFAYRSFIPDSVYARLDEIYRTGDFSYNTVKEQLDPLVFMHYRLFELERMRE from the coding sequence GTGGATCAAGAATTTATGCTATATATACTGGCGATGTATGATCAGCCAACTAATACGGGGCAAATCTATAATGCCTTAATTGGCCGAACTACCCCGACCATGTTATATTTAGTTGAGAAGAAGCAGTGGCATGGTCATTTTGGCTTATTTAATGACTTGAATCGGAAACAGCTTGACCAATTACAAGAGCTGTTTTTAGCAAAAGAGACCATTCGCCCCGTGGATAAAAAATTTGAGCTAACCGCTTTTGGTCAGCAGCAACTTGAGCGATTGTTTGATCCTGCTTGGCTTATTCCTTCAATGGGATTTTTCACAGCACGTTATCGGCAATATGTATGGGATTTTTTTCAATTAATGACTCAAATTGTTTCAGAAAAAATATTTTCCAATCGTCAATTTTCACCGATAACAACTAGTCCAACTTTACAAAGTGAAGCAAAATTATTGTTGAAACATCCTGCATTTAATTCTGAACAGTGGGTGAATGAGGTTGTTCGAATGGTTGAAACATTGCCAGAACAATTAGGTGAGTTGCTAAGTAATGAACTAGCAGGTAATGGGGTAATTGGGAGTACAGATAAGCAACTTCAGGCTCATTTTGAACTATCAGAATTCACCTTTTTTCTAAAAAAGCAAGGCGCTATCCAACTATTACTGAATCGAATAGATGATGATTTTCCGCAATTATCATTATTACTTGCTACTTGTGAAGCACGGTCGATGTATCGTCTATCTCCAAGCACCTTTGAGACAGCGCAGTATTTATCTAATGGGGTATCTCCTGCCGCTATTGCTAGAGAGAGGCGCCTGAAGCTCAATACAATTCATGAGCATATTATTGAAATGGCTTTTGTGTTACCTGACTTTGCGTACCGTTCATTTATTCCCGATTCGGTCTATGCTAGATTGGATGAAATCTATCGGACAGGCGACTTTTCTTATAATACCGTTAAGGAGCAGTTAGATCCGTTAGTGTTTATGCATTACCGATTGTTTGAACTAGAAAGGATGAGAGAGTGA
- a CDS encoding RecQ family ATP-dependent DNA helicase → MTDLVRVLNDSFGFSSFRSGQEEAIQSALAGHDTLVMLPTGSGKSLCYQLFPFIKEGITLIVSPLLSLMQDQVEKLKQSGHQEVTALNSFMTKVEKQYILNHLKQYKWVYLSPEMLQQDYVLKYLKQVKINLFVVDEAHCISHWGMDFRPDYLQLGDYCQELGRPPIMALTATATEEVRQEIKELLTFDPDSSREILTTIDRPEIKLMTEYTEGNKVERTLELADYLQKPGIIYFSSRKLADQMSQLINERLDVAAESYHSHRTSADKVKIQQQFIQNKLQIICATSAFGMGINKADVRFVIHYHMPASPAMYMQEIGRASRDGQPSVAILLYEPGDAQLQSFLKEQNIPDENTIRYFYRNSQSLEVTDDPQVYLLEYFKQHGYSVAETIQHFKLRQQQVAHQIDYMKQYISAETCKREILLNYFGATSESPEKCCHSCNEDLLGQFKQTTNIAVLHQHQVWPKKKILKRLFNLDEIAYGNMLQ, encoded by the coding sequence GTGACAGATTTAGTGCGTGTATTGAATGATTCATTTGGGTTCTCATCTTTTCGTTCTGGACAGGAGGAGGCTATTCAATCAGCTTTAGCGGGACATGATACCTTAGTGATGCTGCCGACAGGATCAGGAAAATCGCTTTGTTATCAATTATTTCCCTTTATTAAAGAGGGCATTACTTTAATTGTGTCTCCTTTATTGTCATTAATGCAAGATCAAGTTGAGAAGTTAAAGCAAAGTGGCCATCAAGAAGTTACCGCTTTAAATAGTTTTATGACAAAAGTGGAAAAGCAATATATTTTAAATCACTTAAAACAATATAAATGGGTCTATTTATCTCCAGAGATGTTGCAGCAAGATTATGTGCTCAAATATTTAAAGCAAGTTAAAATTAATTTGTTTGTTGTAGATGAGGCGCACTGTATTTCGCATTGGGGGATGGATTTTCGGCCAGATTATTTACAGTTAGGTGATTACTGTCAAGAGCTAGGGCGGCCACCTATTATGGCGCTAACGGCTACAGCAACAGAAGAAGTACGACAAGAGATCAAAGAGTTGTTGACATTTGATCCCGACTCGTCGCGTGAAATTTTAACCACAATTGATCGACCGGAAATTAAATTAATGACGGAATATACAGAAGGGAATAAAGTCGAGCGAACATTAGAGTTAGCTGACTACTTACAAAAACCAGGAATCATTTATTTTTCAAGTCGTAAGTTAGCAGATCAGATGAGTCAACTGATTAATGAGCGGTTAGACGTGGCAGCAGAGAGTTATCATTCGCACCGAACTTCAGCAGATAAAGTTAAAATTCAGCAACAGTTTATTCAAAATAAACTACAAATTATATGTGCGACAAGTGCGTTCGGAATGGGTATTAATAAGGCAGATGTACGCTTCGTTATTCATTATCATATGCCAGCAAGTCCAGCTATGTATATGCAAGAAATTGGACGAGCCAGCCGGGATGGTCAACCGAGTGTTGCCATTTTACTTTATGAGCCAGGAGATGCTCAGCTGCAATCTTTTTTGAAAGAGCAGAATATTCCTGATGAAAATACAATTCGTTATTTTTACCGAAATAGTCAGTCGCTCGAAGTAACTGACGATCCACAAGTTTATTTGTTAGAGTACTTCAAGCAACATGGTTATAGTGTTGCCGAGACCATTCAGCATTTTAAATTGCGTCAACAGCAAGTGGCTCACCAAATAGATTATATGAAACAATATATATCAGCTGAAACCTGTAAACGAGAGATACTGCTTAATTATTTTGGTGCGACAAGCGAAAGCCCTGAGAAATGTTGTCATTCGTGTAATGAAGACTTATTAGGCCAATTTAAGCAAACAACTAATATCGCTGTCTTGCATCAGCACCAAGTTTGGCCGAAGAAAAAAATATTAAAGAGATTATTCAATCTTGATGAAATTGCGTATGGAAATATGTTACAATAG
- a CDS encoding LysM domain-containing protein has product MSKKDMNNEELWSKKFDEEMEEADQDTSDHKKKKSKISPILTGSVALLGLLIVVMIFFYVYYRGRDGAQVAQTSDQVTLQENSNDIKDLNLKARDSQKEKEEKEKKAEEEKQKEQEKKEKEQERKKQQRDEEQRQQEREAEQARQQEQQQQQQQAQQQEQSNQQQQTQQQQQSGGSSYTVQAGDNLYRIAVNHGMTLDELLQKNGLSANSTIQPGDTLQVN; this is encoded by the coding sequence ATGTCAAAAAAAGATATGAACAATGAAGAGTTATGGTCAAAGAAATTTGATGAAGAAATGGAAGAAGCGGATCAAGATACGTCTGATCACAAGAAAAAGAAATCAAAAATTTCACCTATTTTAACAGGATCAGTAGCCTTGTTAGGACTGTTGATTGTTGTGATGATTTTCTTCTATGTGTATTATCGCGGAAGAGACGGAGCACAAGTAGCTCAAACATCTGATCAAGTGACGTTGCAAGAAAATTCAAATGATATTAAAGACTTGAATTTGAAAGCACGCGATAGCCAAAAAGAAAAAGAAGAAAAAGAGAAAAAAGCTGAAGAAGAAAAACAAAAAGAGCAAGAGAAAAAAGAAAAAGAACAAGAGCGCAAAAAACAACAACGCGACGAAGAACAACGTCAACAAGAACGTGAAGCTGAACAGGCACGTCAACAAGAACAACAACAACAGCAGCAACAAGCGCAACAACAAGAACAGTCTAATCAGCAGCAACAAACACAGCAACAGCAACAATCCGGTGGGTCATCATACACGGTCCAAGCAGGGGATAACTTATACCGAATTGCAGTTAACCATGGTATGACGTTGGATGAGTTATTGCAAAAGAATGGCTTATCAGCTAACTCAACCATTCAACCGGGCGATACCTTGCAAGTAAATTAA
- the cmk gene encoding (d)CMP kinase: protein MSKHLTIAVDGPASSGKSTVAKAVANRLGLTYIDTGAMYRSITLYALQKNIDMEDEKAVAHLLNDVTIRFEEGSDNQHVWLNHTEVTEAIRQEDVTRQVSLISSYRSVREKLVEQQRQMAESKDVIMDGRDIGTVVLPNATKKFFLKASAEERARRRTAEYKQKGIQVEYQQVLADIRARDQYDSNRAISPLKKPHDAIVIDSTTMTIDEVVEAIIQNIQKN from the coding sequence ATGAGTAAGCACCTTACAATTGCAGTTGATGGACCTGCTTCGTCAGGTAAAAGCACTGTGGCAAAGGCCGTTGCGAATCGTTTAGGATTAACGTATATCGATACAGGGGCGATGTATCGTAGCATTACGTTATATGCCTTACAAAAAAATATCGATATGGAAGATGAGAAAGCAGTTGCTCATTTGTTAAATGACGTAACAATAAGATTTGAAGAGGGATCAGATAATCAACATGTTTGGCTAAATCATACAGAAGTAACAGAAGCAATTCGCCAAGAAGATGTTACGCGACAGGTTTCATTAATTTCATCTTATCGCTCGGTTCGCGAAAAATTAGTTGAACAACAACGACAAATGGCTGAATCTAAAGATGTGATTATGGATGGGCGTGATATTGGAACAGTAGTCTTGCCTAATGCAACGAAAAAATTCTTTTTGAAAGCAAGTGCAGAAGAACGAGCGCGACGACGAACGGCTGAATATAAACAAAAAGGTATTCAAGTTGAATACCAACAAGTGCTAGCTGATATTCGAGCTCGCGATCAATATGATTCCAATCGCGCAATATCACCGCTCAAGAAGCCTCATGACGCGATTGTTATTGATTCTACAACAATGACAATCGATGAGGTGGTAGAAGCAATTATTCAAAATATCCAAAAAAATTAA
- the rpsA gene encoding 30S ribosomal protein S1 codes for MSEENKNLEQNASMDQVMADVVDVKPGDLVTAEVLTIDSEKNVVVGLGSGQEGIVPLRELSTDYVEDPADEVEVGDSIELVVLKDVKDKEQGGFILSKKRVDQRKVWEELQEKADNGEPIKAEVSRVVKGGVTVDLGVRGFVPASHLDTNFVSDLSEFEGNTYEFKILEIDPSDRQLILSRKALLQKEEEAERQEALEALEEGSTVKGTVVRLTNFGAFVNLGGVDGLVHVSEIAHERINHPKDRLKKGDEIEVKVLSVDVERERVSLSLKDLIPGPWDNVEEEFKAGSTVTGLVKRITDFGAFVELKPGVEGLVHISELAHKHVETPHEVLEAGEEVEVKILDVDGDRQRVSLSVKALKEAPARSESNPQPKQRKKDSSVNVKQPSLRDNDGEGAFSVGDQIGDQLAGLFEDND; via the coding sequence ATGTCAGAAGAGAATAAAAATCTAGAACAAAACGCATCAATGGATCAGGTTATGGCTGATGTCGTTGATGTTAAGCCCGGTGATTTAGTTACTGCCGAGGTTTTAACAATCGATAGCGAAAAGAATGTTGTTGTTGGTTTAGGTAGCGGACAAGAAGGAATTGTCCCTCTACGTGAACTTTCAACTGATTATGTTGAAGATCCAGCTGATGAAGTAGAAGTTGGCGATTCAATCGAATTAGTTGTCTTAAAAGACGTTAAAGACAAAGAACAAGGTGGCTTCATCTTATCTAAAAAACGTGTTGACCAACGTAAAGTTTGGGAAGAACTACAAGAAAAAGCAGATAATGGTGAACCAATTAAAGCTGAAGTATCTCGAGTCGTTAAAGGTGGAGTAACCGTTGACCTAGGTGTCCGTGGATTTGTTCCAGCATCTCACTTAGATACAAACTTTGTTAGTGATTTAAGCGAATTTGAAGGAAACACTTACGAATTCAAAATTTTAGAAATTGACCCAAGTGACCGTCAATTAATTCTTTCACGTAAAGCACTCCTTCAAAAAGAAGAAGAAGCTGAACGTCAAGAAGCACTTGAAGCACTTGAAGAAGGATCAACTGTTAAAGGAACTGTTGTTCGTTTAACTAACTTCGGTGCCTTCGTTAACTTAGGTGGTGTTGATGGATTAGTCCACGTTTCAGAAATTGCACATGAACGTATTAACCATCCAAAAGATCGCTTGAAAAAAGGCGATGAAATTGAAGTGAAAGTTCTTAGCGTTGATGTTGAACGTGAACGTGTATCACTATCATTGAAAGATCTTATTCCTGGACCATGGGATAATGTGGAAGAAGAATTCAAAGCAGGATCAACCGTTACTGGTCTCGTAAAACGTATTACAGACTTCGGTGCTTTTGTTGAGTTGAAACCTGGTGTTGAAGGACTTGTTCACATTTCTGAATTAGCTCATAAACACGTGGAAACACCACATGAAGTTCTTGAAGCTGGTGAAGAAGTTGAAGTGAAAATTCTTGATGTAGATGGAGACCGTCAGCGCGTTTCACTTAGTGTGAAAGCTCTGAAAGAGGCACCAGCTCGTTCAGAAAGCAACCCACAACCAAAACAACGTAAAAAAGATTCATCAGTAAATGTTAAACAACCATCATTACGCGACAACGATGGTGAAGGAGCATTCTCTGTTGGAGATCAAATCGGAGATCAATTAGCTGGATTATTCGAAGATAACGACTAA
- the der gene encoding ribosome biogenesis GTPase Der encodes MVKPLVAIVGRPNVGKSTIFNRIVGERISIVRDEPGVTRDRIYADAEWLGKEFSLIDTGGITIDEEPLHKEIKLQAEIAIEEADVIIMMTSVQDGITDMDDQVAPILYKSGKPVVLAVNKADNPELRTDIYQFYALGLGDPYPISGSHGTGLGDLLDEVIAQFPDEEPEIYGEDTIKFSLIGRPNVGKSSLVNKILGENRVIVSDIEGTTRDAIDTPFITQDDREFVMIDTAGIRRRGKVYEKTEKYSVMRAMRAIERSDVVLCVIDAEVGIREQDKKVFGYAHEAGKGIIIVVNKWDTVEKDNHTMRDFELKIRDQFRYLSYAPILFVSAKTGQRLVRIPEYVEAVYHNRTQRVQSSVLNDVMMDAVATNPAPASGGKRLKVYYGTQVAVSPPTFVVFVNDPELMHFSYERFLENRFRENFEFIGTPIRIIARARK; translated from the coding sequence ATGGTTAAACCATTAGTAGCAATTGTAGGTCGTCCGAATGTAGGAAAGTCAACCATTTTTAACCGTATTGTCGGTGAACGTATATCGATTGTTCGCGATGAGCCAGGTGTGACGCGCGATCGAATTTATGCCGATGCGGAATGGTTAGGGAAAGAATTTTCTCTGATTGATACAGGTGGAATCACAATAGATGAGGAACCTTTACACAAGGAAATTAAATTACAAGCCGAAATTGCGATTGAAGAAGCAGATGTTATTATTATGATGACAAGTGTTCAGGATGGGATCACTGATATGGATGATCAAGTAGCGCCTATTCTGTATAAATCAGGAAAACCGGTTGTTCTAGCTGTCAATAAAGCTGATAATCCTGAATTAAGAACGGATATTTATCAATTTTATGCGCTCGGATTGGGAGATCCTTATCCAATATCCGGTTCACATGGAACAGGACTAGGAGATTTATTAGATGAAGTGATCGCCCAATTCCCAGATGAGGAACCGGAAATTTATGGCGAGGATACGATTAAATTCTCCTTGATTGGCCGTCCGAATGTAGGAAAGTCAAGTCTGGTCAATAAAATATTAGGTGAGAATCGAGTGATTGTATCTGATATAGAAGGAACAACGCGTGATGCGATTGATACACCATTTATTACACAAGACGATCGTGAATTTGTTATGATTGACACAGCAGGTATTCGCCGACGTGGAAAAGTTTATGAAAAAACAGAAAAATATAGTGTTATGCGAGCTATGCGTGCGATTGAGCGATCGGATGTTGTGTTGTGCGTAATTGATGCTGAAGTGGGGATTCGTGAGCAAGATAAAAAAGTATTTGGGTATGCTCATGAAGCAGGTAAAGGTATTATTATTGTTGTGAATAAATGGGATACCGTTGAAAAAGATAACCATACCATGCGTGATTTTGAGTTGAAAATTCGCGATCAGTTCAGATATTTAAGTTATGCCCCAATTTTATTCGTATCTGCCAAAACGGGTCAACGCTTGGTTCGTATTCCTGAATATGTTGAAGCGGTCTACCATAATCGTACCCAACGTGTTCAATCAAGTGTCCTAAATGATGTAATGATGGATGCTGTTGCGACCAATCCAGCGCCTGCAAGTGGTGGTAAGCGACTGAAAGTTTATTATGGAACTCAAGTTGCTGTGAGTCCACCCACATTTGTTGTGTTTGTCAATGATCCAGAATTAATGCATTTCTCGTATGAGCGTTTCTTAGAGAACCGATTCCGTGAAAACTTTGAATTTATCGGGACGCCGATTAGAATTATTGCGCGAGCTCGAAAATAA
- a CDS encoding HU family DNA-binding protein: MANKADLVDKVADKTSLTKKDSNAAVEAVFDSIQEFLAEEEKVQLIGFGTFEVRERAARKGRNPQTGEEIQIPATKVPAFKAGKNLKEAVKE, encoded by the coding sequence ATGGCTAATAAAGCAGATTTAGTAGATAAAGTTGCAGATAAGACTAGCTTGACTAAAAAAGACTCAAACGCTGCAGTTGAAGCAGTATTTGACTCAATTCAAGAATTCTTAGCTGAAGAAGAAAAAGTCCAGTTAATTGGATTCGGTACTTTCGAAGTGCGTGAACGTGCAGCTCGTAAAGGACGTAACCCACAAACTGGCGAAGAAATTCAAATTCCAGCAACTAAAGTTCCTGCCTTCAAAGCAGGTAAGAACCTTAAAGAAGCTGTTAAAGAATAA
- the glnA gene encoding type I glutamate--ammonia ligase — MRQVSPEMIKNDIKEQNIQFLRLMFTDILGTIKNVEVPVSQIDKVLDGQMMFDGCSIEGFVRISESDMYLKPDLNTWLIFPWETETSTPAKVARLICDVYHANGKVFKGDPRGNLKRVLKEAEELGFTEFNLGPEPEFFLLKFDEDGKVTDTLNDNGGYFDLAPNDLAENCRRDIVLELQALGFEIEASHHEAAPGQHEIDWQYAGAIEACDNIQTFKLIVKTVARKHNLHATFMPKPIEGINGSGMHMNVSLFKGEENAFVDEDGETLSIDAGHFIAGLIDHAMGLTAITNPIVNSYKRLIPGFEAPTSIAWSGQNRTPMIRIPSSRGKSTRIEVRSVDPSANPYLAMACILKAGLQGIKDKMEAPQPKNKNMYDLNEKELEEEGIKQLPSTLKEAINELKASPLMQDALGDHIYTHFVKMKELEWKEYSASVSEWEKARYLELY; from the coding sequence ATGAGACAAGTTAGCCCAGAGATGATAAAAAATGATATTAAAGAACAAAATATTCAATTTTTACGCTTAATGTTCACCGATATTTTAGGCACAATCAAAAACGTGGAAGTACCCGTTTCACAGATTGACAAAGTTCTGGATGGTCAAATGATGTTTGATGGTTGTTCAATCGAAGGCTTTGTCCGTATCAGTGAGTCGGATATGTACTTAAAACCAGATTTGAATACATGGCTTATTTTTCCATGGGAGACAGAAACGTCTACGCCAGCTAAAGTAGCACGCCTGATTTGTGATGTTTATCATGCGAATGGTAAAGTCTTTAAAGGGGACCCACGTGGAAACTTAAAGCGTGTTTTAAAAGAAGCTGAAGAACTTGGGTTTACTGAGTTTAACTTAGGACCAGAGCCAGAATTTTTCTTGTTAAAATTTGATGAAGACGGAAAAGTAACCGATACATTGAATGATAATGGGGGTTATTTTGACTTAGCGCCGAATGATTTAGCTGAAAACTGTCGTCGTGATATTGTATTAGAACTGCAAGCACTTGGGTTCGAGATTGAAGCGAGTCACCATGAAGCTGCACCTGGTCAACATGAGATTGATTGGCAATATGCAGGAGCAATTGAAGCGTGTGATAATATTCAAACCTTTAAATTAATTGTTAAAACAGTGGCACGTAAACATAACTTACATGCGACTTTTATGCCGAAACCGATTGAAGGTATTAATGGTTCTGGGATGCATATGAATGTATCGCTATTTAAAGGAGAAGAAAATGCATTTGTTGATGAAGATGGTGAGACTCTCTCAATAGATGCAGGTCACTTTATCGCTGGTTTAATTGACCATGCGATGGGACTGACTGCTATTACGAATCCAATCGTCAATTCATACAAACGACTCATTCCTGGCTTTGAAGCACCAACTAGCATTGCGTGGAGTGGCCAAAATCGTACGCCGATGATTCGCATTCCAAGTTCGCGTGGTAAATCCACTCGTATTGAAGTGCGTTCAGTTGATCCAAGTGCCAATCCGTATCTAGCAATGGCATGTATTTTAAAGGCAGGGCTACAAGGAATTAAAGATAAAATGGAAGCCCCACAACCTAAAAATAAAAATATGTATGACTTGAATGAGAAGGAATTGGAAGAAGAAGGTATTAAGCAATTACCATCAACTTTGAAAGAAGCAATTAATGAACTAAAAGCGAGTCCGCTAATGCAAGATGCATTGGGCGATCATATTTATACCCATTTTGTCAAGATGAAAGAACTTGAATGGAAAGAGTATAGTGCTAGCGTTTCGGAATGGGAGAAAGCGCGTTACTTGGAATTGTATTAA
- a CDS encoding DUF2187 family protein — MAKPKITNDIQNLVETELRKGASNSRIANLLELDYKEAVEIIDTIKENLRPDIGDVIMFSFREEPMEGEIEKLLTNSAIVRIDWDNSSKEMHDLMEEKTVVNFKDIEGFKYQANEEESE; from the coding sequence ATGGCTAAACCAAAAATAACGAATGACATTCAAAATTTAGTAGAAACAGAACTGCGAAAAGGTGCCAGTAATTCGCGAATTGCTAATTTGTTGGAGTTAGATTACAAAGAAGCAGTCGAAATTATCGATACAATTAAAGAAAACTTGCGTCCAGATATCGGGGACGTTATTATGTTCTCCTTTAGAGAAGAGCCTATGGAGGGAGAAATTGAGAAGTTATTGACAAACAGTGCTATTGTTCGTATCGACTGGGATAACTCTTCAAAAGAAATGCATGATTTAATGGAGGAAAAAACAGTCGTAAACTTTAAAGATATCGAAGGCTTTAAGTATCAAGCAAATGAAGAAGAGTCAGAATAA
- the tig gene encoding trigger factor: protein MTATFEKKGPVTGQIEFTIERKTINEGLDRAFKKIRGRLNVPGFRKGKVPRKLFNKMYGEEALYEDTLNDLLPRAYQKALAELEDEDFELVGEPSIDIKSMEKDADWEIIAEVPLKPEVTLGDYKNIEVTKQDRTVTEEDVADELESRRQRAVELALKDDAAEEGDTVVIDFEGYKDGEKFDGGSAENHSLELGSGQFIPGFEDQLIGAKSGDELNVEVTFPEEYGAEELASQDVVFKVVVHEVKEKRVPELDDEFAKDVDDEVETLDELKAKIRQQLEKSKEQAAAEATDDEAIQKAVENAEIPEIPEAMIDEEVDRQFNLFINNLQQQGISKDQYMSMIGTSEQELRDQFRNEAGFNVKTNLVLEAIAKAENIDVTTEDIDAEIKDLAEQYGMEEDRVRGILSEDLLKHDISLKKSIDLITTTAEEVLEPVEESDEDSE from the coding sequence ATGACAGCAACATTTGAAAAAAAAGGTCCCGTAACTGGGCAAATTGAGTTTACAATTGAGAGAAAAACAATCAATGAAGGGTTAGACCGTGCATTTAAGAAAATACGTGGGCGCTTGAACGTTCCTGGTTTCAGAAAAGGGAAAGTTCCACGTAAGTTATTCAACAAGATGTATGGTGAAGAGGCATTGTATGAAGACACATTAAATGATCTCTTACCACGTGCTTACCAAAAAGCATTAGCAGAACTTGAAGATGAAGATTTCGAATTAGTTGGCGAACCAAGTATTGATATTAAATCAATGGAAAAAGATGCTGACTGGGAAATTATCGCAGAAGTTCCGTTGAAGCCAGAAGTGACTTTGGGTGACTACAAGAACATCGAAGTAACTAAACAAGACCGTACAGTTACAGAGGAAGATGTCGCTGATGAATTAGAATCTCGTCGCCAGCGTGCCGTTGAATTAGCATTGAAAGATGATGCGGCTGAAGAAGGCGATACAGTTGTGATTGACTTCGAAGGTTACAAAGACGGTGAAAAATTTGACGGTGGTTCTGCAGAAAACCACTCACTTGAACTTGGATCAGGCCAATTCATTCCTGGCTTCGAAGACCAATTAATTGGTGCAAAATCAGGTGACGAGTTAAATGTTGAAGTAACTTTCCCTGAAGAGTATGGTGCAGAAGAGTTAGCTAGCCAAGATGTTGTTTTCAAAGTTGTTGTCCACGAAGTAAAAGAAAAACGTGTGCCAGAGTTGGATGACGAATTTGCAAAAGATGTGGATGATGAAGTTGAAACATTGGACGAATTAAAAGCGAAGATTCGTCAGCAGTTAGAGAAATCTAAAGAACAAGCTGCAGCTGAAGCAACAGATGATGAAGCCATTCAAAAAGCGGTTGAAAATGCAGAAATTCCTGAAATTCCTGAAGCAATGATTGATGAAGAAGTTGACCGTCAATTCAACTTATTTATTAATAACTTACAACAACAAGGCATCAGCAAAGATCAATACATGAGTATGATTGGTACGTCTGAACAAGAGTTGCGCGATCAGTTCCGCAATGAAGCAGGTTTCAATGTGAAGACAAACTTGGTCTTAGAAGCGATTGCTAAAGCAGAAAATATCGATGTAACAACTGAAGATATTGATGCTGAAATCAAAGATCTAGCTGAACAATATGGTATGGAAGAAGACCGTGTTCGTGGTATTCTGTCAGAAGATTTATTAAAACACGATATTTCATTGAAAAAATCAATTGATTTAATTACAACAACGGCTGAAGAAGTACTTGAGCCAGTTGAAGAATCTGATGAGGATAGCGAATAA